Sequence from the Bacteroidota bacterium genome:
CCTTTTGTAATGCCCAATCAAGATATGTAAACTTATCTTCATCCCAACTAGCATCAGGTGGCTCCATTACAATATTTACACTTGCTAAACTCACACAATTTGTTACGTTATCAGTAACTCTTAATTGTACGGAATAACATCCGTCTTCTTTAAATAAGTGCCAAGGTTGAACTTCATCAGAATATCTACAGTCCATATTCGGTACTGCTACTGTTGAAGTACATTGGTCGCCATCGGTAAAATCCCACCAATATTCCATACTATCACTTGCCCATGGATAAGATGGGTTTCTGCATTGGTCTTGAGAAAGATCGTTAGCAGGGAAGGTATAAGTTGTAGGATCATCATCAATTGCGTAATACAAGCGATATTTTTTAGAGTTATTTGTAAACCTCACATAGTTTGGTCCACTACAATTATGTATATATAAATCCGTATCATGCATTGTTTGTGGAGTAGCAGTACCACTTTTTGGATAATAAACGTTTCCGCTTGTAACACCATTTGGTAATGGATCTCCAGGGAACCATGTTCCGTTTGTTTCGGTTACACTGTCATAAAAATTTTTGGTTCCTGTTGGGCTTTTAAAAGGATAATTGATTGATATTATCCTTGGAGGTTTATTATCATAACATGGATAAGGTTTAAAAGTTGTATCAAAATTTATACTGTCTAATACTGCATTACAATAGGTATCAACTGAACTAACAAGAAAAGGTGGAACAGATGTTCTTGTAACATAATCAATAGGGTCTCCATTAGGGTTCCAGCATTGTGAACTCATGTAATGAAACGTTGACAATGGAATTGGTTTCGCCTGAAGTTCATCATTTGGTGGAAATGCAGGAGGAGGAGGCAAGGTTATCATTGCCTGTGGTCCTTTCAATGGAATGAAAACACAGAATGTTGTATCTCTTATACAGTTTGGTTCGTATATCGTTAATGTAATATCGTAAAAACCAGGAGCTGTATAATGATGACATGGTTCCCATGATTCATCATTAGTATTTAATAACATTGATGGTGGATCATCAAATACCCACAACCAATAATAAGCATTTGGTCTTGGTTCTTGTTTAAAACATAATTCATTTCCTTCCCAGCAAACCGGTCCGCCTTGACTTTTCAAAATATCAAACCAATAGAAAATATTTTTAGCACCTGAATAATTAATAAAACTATCAACACATCCGAATGCACTTTCTATAATAAGTTTAGGATGGAAACTACCATCCATTGTATAAGTATGGCTGAATGGTGGTTTGCCAAACATAGAGTCTGCAGAAGTTGAATCACCAGAACCATCATCAAAATCCCACCACCAACGCACAATATTTTTACCGTTAGTATCTGTTGTATTTTTAAATTTCACATTTGTTTCCGGACATCCAATTGCAAACTGAGTTTCAAATTTAGGAGCAAGTTTAGGAAGTACAACAATTTCAGAAACCTTTGATGCTGTATCAACACAACCATTAGTATCGGCTATCTGTAGTAAAATTGTATATTTCCCACTTTTAGTATAAGTATGACATGGTTTTGTAAGATTTGTATAAACATTACCATCACCAACATCCCAAGTAAGATCTGCGATTGGTGCATTTGACTGTCCTGGTGTAGAATTGTCATCAAAACAAAAATAATTATTTTCAAAGCACATAGTTGCCTGAGAAGGTAAAATCAAATCAGCATTTGGATTGTCATATATCGTAACATCAATGCAATCTGAACATTTTACAGAACCGGTTGAAGTGTATAAATAAACACAAGCTGTAAAGGTTCCAAAAGTATCAAATGCGTGTGTTGCTTCAGGTACAGGCATAAGACTAGAATCTCCATCACCAAAATCCCATTTTATAGATGAGAATGTTGTGGTTGACGGAATTTTAAAAGTTATTGATGAGCCTCTACAGGTAGAAGTTTTATTGACAGAAATGTCACACTGTGCATTTGCCAAATAATTAAACCCTAACAATAAAAGCATCAAGAGAAACGCATTCCTAAATTTTTGCTTAATTTTCATGATAGTTGTTTTTAATTTATGTTCAAAAGTAATATTTTTTTTTATATTGACCAATTCTTTTATAAATAACGTTTTTTCATCCTCACAGGTTGCTTGCATTTTTTTATTTTATTATCTGAATAATCTTATTGTTCCATGTAATGAAACTGGTGTCTGTTGTCCTTGTAAACGATAATTAAAGAAATAATAATAAGTACCTTCAGGACATTCCTTTCCTGAATTAATATCGGTTCCATCCCATGATAAATTTTTATCTTCACTTTTAAAAACTGTTTGTTTATATCTGTTTACAATAGTTAACTTAAATAATTTTTCACCTTCAATTGATATTTTATAAAAGTCATTTACAGCATCACCGTTTGGCGAAAAGCTATTAGGCATACTCACTTTAGGATATTTCTTAACATCTATTTTTTGTATAAATGTATCGGAACATCCTGAATATGTTAGTGCAATTAACTTTACAATATAAATTCCTGTATCATTAAATTCGTGTACAGGATTATTAACAGTTGTTTTATTATTATCATCTAAAATCCAAAATACTTTATTCTCATATTTGCTAAGATTGAAGAAACTAAATTCCGGTGTATGTGAAGCATCAAATTTAAATTTTGAAATAGGGCTTTTCCTAATAATTATTTTTTGTGTTTTTTGTGTTTTGTTCTCATTACCAACTATTGAAAATCTTAGATTATAAATGCCGTAGTCATCAAATTTTATGGCATAATAGCCTGAATTCAAGTAATATTTTTTTCCATCACATCTCAATAAATATCTGATATTTGAATTATTATTAGAAGAATAAATGAAAAATCTTATAGAGTCGTTCATACAAATTGCAGTGTCAATAAACTTCAAACTAAAATCATTTTTTTCTTTTTCTATTACTTTATTCTTTTTACTGTTTTCTTCTTTTGAAATATTTTCTAAATTATCCGTCAACACTAAATTGTCATTAGAAGAAAAAGTCTTTTTATTTTCATCAATTTGTTTTTTAAATTCTTTTTCTTCCTTAATAAATACTTTCTGTTTTTCAGTTACTTGTTTATCTTCAATTTTTGTTGTTTTATTTTCTTCTTTTACAATCTGAGCTGTTCCAACTATATCAACATTATTCTTTTGTTCGTAAATTTTATCATTATTTGTATTTAATAAATTTACTATTAATAATGTAGCTACGGTAATTACAATTGCACTTGCAGAAACCAATGCTACACTTTTTACAGAAATGCCTTTAGTAATTGACTTTAAAGATACTTTTTTCGGTATTGGATTGGCAATATTAATTTTTGAATTTACTGCGTTCCAGTTATTAGTCATTTCACTGAAAGAAGTATCAGCCTCAAAATCTTTAAATGCATCTTTAAATGCATCAAAAAGAGAATCTGTATTTTTATTTCCAGCTACCATGTTTAAGAAAAATCTTTATTAATAATTATTTTTAATTTTTGTTTTGCTTTAAAAAGTTGTGATTTTGATGTACCTTCGTTAATTTGGAGTTTTTCAGCAATTTCTTTATGTGAAAAACCTTCAATAACATAAAGGTTAAAAACAGTTCGATATCCTATTGATAAAGAATTTATACATTTTAACAAATCTTGTTTTTCTAAATTTGACAGGACATCATTAATGTTTTTTGAATCAATTTCTTCATTTACTTCAAAAGAATTCGGTATTGTTGCATTTTTTCTATATTTATCTATTGCAGTATTTATCATAATTCTTTTTATCCAACTAATAAATGAACCTTCAAATTTGAATTTTGAAATATTTTTGAATATTTTAATATATCCTTCCTGCAAAATATCATTTGCCTCATGTTTATCAACCGCATATCTTAAACAAATTCCCATCATCAATCCATAATATTTCTTAAACAATTTTTCTTGGGCTAATGATTTCCCTTTCAAGCATGCTTTAATTAAAGCTTTATCTTCTTTTTTCGTTTTATTCTCACTCATTTTACCCTACGATTTAATGAACGAAAGTGTCCTAACAATGGTTGCCTGATTTATAAAAAAAAATATATATTCAACAAAGGTAGTCAATATCTCAAGCACAAAAAAAGCTTTTTTTAATAATGAATATTGAACAAGGAATAAAGAATCTTGAAGTAAAAAGATAACGCTTAGCAACTTTTGTGGACAACAAATTTCATTATTCATAATTCCTTGTTTCGCAACNNNNNNNNNNNNNNNNNNNNNNNNNNNNNNNNNNNNNNNNNNNNNNNNNNNNNNNNNNNNNNNNNNNNNNNNNNNNNNNNNNNNNNNNNNNNNNNNNNNNTTATAACCAGCCGAAGTATTAGGAATAAATTATGGCTTATTAAAAAATAAGAATTTACTCTTCCTCTTGACTAGCTTCGTAATCTTTCAATAATTGTTGTTGAATTTCCGGTGGTACTTTTTCATATCCGTCAAACTTCATAGAATAAGTACCTCGTCCATTAGTTAATGAACTTAAAGCTGTAGAATATTTATTTAAATCAGCTAAAGGAACTTTTGCTTTTATTTTTTGATAAACACCTTCACCTTCCATTCCTAAAATAATTGATCTTCTTCCTTGCAAGTCAGTCATAACATCACCCATTTTTTCTTCAGGAACAATTACTTCAATTTCATAAATCGGTTCAAGTAACTTAGGATTAGCCGCCTTAAAAGCTGCTTTAAAAGCTGTTCTTCCTGCAATTTTAAATGAAATTTCATTTGAATCAACAGGGTGCATTTTACCATCATAAACAACTACTCTAATATCTCTGGCATAAGAGCCTGTAAGAGGACCTTCTTCCATTTTCTCCATAATTCCTTTCAAAATAGCAGGCAAATATCTGGTATCAATAACGCCACCAACAATAGCATTATAAAAAACAAGTTTTCCTCCCCAAGGAAGTTCAATAACTTCTTTACCTCTAATATTATATTGGTCTTTTGGGGGATCAGGTTTTTTCTCTTGATATGGCTCAATCATTAAGTAAACTTCACCAAACTGCCCTGAACCACCTGATTGCTTTTTATGACGAAAATCTTTTTTTGATTCTTTAGTAATTGTTTCTCTGTAAGGTATTTTTGTCGGAAAAAATTCAATTTCAATTTTATGTTCTTTATTAATATGCCATTTTGCAATGTTAATATGAAGCTCACCTTGTCCTTGAATTACCATTTGCTTCAATTCTGTTGAATAATAAAAATGAAATGTGGAATCTTCTTGAGCCATTTTATTCAAAATTCCACCAAGTTTTTCATCATCAGTAGAATTTACTGCCTTAACAGAAATTGTATATTTAGGCTCAGGGAAAACAGTTTTTTTAATATCTAAATCAGCTCCTTTTTCATTTAAGGAAGAATTTATTTTTGTGTTTTTCATTTTTATGGTAGCACCAATATCTCCTGCAACAAGTTTCTCAACTTTTTCACGATTTTTACCTGCTATCAAATATAATTGAGATAATTTTTCCTTTGTTTGAGATTGAATGTTTTCCATTTCATCTCCTTCAGCAATTTCTCCTGTAATAACTTTAAAAAATACAACTTCCCCTAAATGCTCCTCATAAGAAACTTTAAAAACATAGGCAGATTTTGCTTTAGCCGAATCAATCGGAAGTTCATCTCCATTTGCTAATGTTTCAGCATTTGCATCATCTGGTGATGGAACAACTTTAGTAATAAATTCCATCAATCTCTTTGTCCCGATATCATTTTTTGCAGAAGTACAAAGAATAGGAAAAAGGTCTCTTTTCATTAAACCCAATCTAATTCCTTTTCTCATTTCGTCTTCATCAAGTGTACCTTTATCGAAGAATAATTCCATTAATTCTTCATCATTTTCCGCTGCTGCTTCTACTAGTTCATTTTGTAATTCTTCAGCTTTATCCTTCTCGCTATCAGGTATAGGAAGTATCTCTGCATCTCCTCCTCCTTTTGGAAACTTAAACATTTTCATTTTAAGAACATCAATAATAGAATCAAAATCAGAACCTTGATTCAAAGGATATTGAATTGTTACTAATTTATTTCCAAAAATTTCTTTTGATTTTGCAACAAGCTCATCAAATTCGGCTTTTTCATGATCCAGTTGATTGGCAACAAAAATTAAGGGCTGACCATAATTCATTGCATGTCGCCAAAATATTTCAGTACCAACTTCAATTGCATTATGGCTGTTAAGTACCATAAGACTCACATCAGTAACTCTCATTGCCGAAATAGCCTCACCAGCAAAATCATCAAAGCCAGGGGAATCAATAATATTGATTTTATAATCCTCAAAAAATGAATAAAGGACTGTTGATTTAACAGAATTTAATCTTTCATGCTCAATAGGACGATAATCGGATATTGAACTTTTACTTTCAACATTTCCTTTCCTTTCAATAACACCACCTGCTAACAATAATGATTCGGATAAAGTTGTTTTACCACTTGATGCACTTCCTAAAATACTAATATTTCTAATTTCTTTTGTTTGATATACTTTCATTATTCTCTTATTTACTCTTTATAAAAAGGTGGTAAAAATACCAAAATTTAAATATTTAGAAAGATTTTTTATCTTTTTTTAAATTGTAAAAAAAAATGCAAAAAAAAGCCCCGCAAAATGCGAGGCTTGTGGTGAAGGACAGAATTGAACTGCCGACACAAGGATTTTCAGTCCTTTGCTCTACCGACTGAGCTACTTCACCAACAATTTTGAAGCCGCAAAGATATTCTTTTTATTTAAATTCTCAAATTTTTTTTAAATATTCTCACAAGCATTTATAATTTGGAACTAATACCAATTTAATTTCAAAACGCCTGATAAATAAATTAAATTATATTTTTCTTTTTTTAGGCAAAAATTCTTTGCATAGCTATAGCTACGGAAATAATTTTTAACGACAAAAAAGGGAAATAGAAATGATTTATATCGGGTGTTTTGATGTTAATTTGGTATAAATCTTATTTTGTAGTTGTTAGGGAATTTTTTCAAAAAATTCTTATTAAAGCAAAATAAACTTCGTTATTTCACCGCAGCAGTTATATGATAACTTGTTGTTGTATTTATCGGCACAAATAATTCACCCAAGCCCTCATATAATTCACTTTGATGTTCAAATGTAGCTCTGATATAATATTTTTGTGGAAGAAGTTTTTCGAAATATGCATTAAACGGACTTACACCATCAGTATAATTTGAATCATAAGTAATAAGATTTGTCCTATCTTCTTCTGACTCATATAATTTTACCATAGCATAACCCCAAAGAACGCCTGTAGGTAAAGACATGTGAACATAAACATCAAGTTTACCTGTTGGGTCTTCTGTAGGTTCGTTGTTAGGTTCATTTCCTTCATCCTCATCTTTATCACAAGAAAAACCAGCTATTACGAATGAGAAAGCAATAAATAAAGCTAATATTCTGTATTTTTTCATTTTTTTTATCTTTTAAATTTTTTTCAAAATTACAAAAAAAAACCATTCCTTTTAATAAAAAAAGAAATGGTTTTATATCTTCACTATTAGTTGTTTTTAATAAACTGCTGTTACATGAATTGTCTTGGTTGTACCTTTAGGCACCCATGTTTCGGCAGTTCCCATTCTCCATGCATCTGTAGAACTTTGTCGCCATTTCACTTGAATATAGTAATAATTAAATGGCAATTCTTTAAAATAAGCACCTTTGTTTGCAGGATCATCAGGGTCAGTAAGATTCATTTTGTAAAAATTCCCATTATCCAAATCATCTTGACTAAGGTAAAGTTTTACTTCTGCTGAAGCAAGAAAAGCACCTGTAGGAAGATCCATTCTTACAAATACTTCAAGATTTCCATTTGTTGTAGGACCTTCTTCCCATGATCTTTCATAAACAGGATTATCCTCTGTACATGAATTAAAGGTAAACATCAACAAACCGAGAAACATAACACCAAAAACAGCTTTGAATTTATTCATCATTTTTCTTTTTTAATTCAATTTTATTATTCCTTTTTGCTAACGAGAAAACTTAAACAATATTTTCTCACAACTTTTAAAGGTACAAAAGTATTAAAAAATTCACAAATCAGGTGATTTTTTTAAAAAGTATTTTTTTTGCCACTTTTAAATCTCCAAAAAATCAATTAACTTTAAAAGTAATATCTCCTTTTTCAATGAATCCAACAATTTGATTAATTGCTGCTACTCCTGCATTTACATTTGCTTCATTTGTTTGAGCACCCATTTTTTTAGGTGTAAAATAAAATCTTCCTTCATATTTAGATTCTATTTCTTTAGCACAAACAGGAGCAACATCAGAAATATATTTAAAATCATCTCTGTCAGCAAAAACTTTCATTAGTGATTCTTCACAAACAACTTCTTTTCTTGCTGTATTCACTAAAACAGCATTTTTCGGCATTTTTGAAAGAAG
This genomic interval carries:
- a CDS encoding elongation factor G; the encoded protein is MKVYQTKEIRNISILGSASSGKTTLSESLLLAGGVIERKGNVESKSSISDYRPIEHERLNSVKSTVLYSFFEDYKINIIDSPGFDDFAGEAISAMRVTDVSLMVLNSHNAIEVGTEIFWRHAMNYGQPLIFVANQLDHEKAEFDELVAKSKEIFGNKLVTIQYPLNQGSDFDSIIDVLKMKMFKFPKGGGDAEILPIPDSEKDKAEELQNELVEAAAENDEELMELFFDKGTLDEDEMRKGIRLGLMKRDLFPILCTSAKNDIGTKRLMEFITKVVPSPDDANAETLANGDELPIDSAKAKSAYVFKVSYEEHLGEVVFFKVITGEIAEGDEMENIQSQTKEKLSQLYLIAGKNREKVEKLVAGDIGATIKMKNTKINSSLNEKGADLDIKKTVFPEPKYTISVKAVNSTDDEKLGGILNKMAQEDSTFHFYYSTELKQMVIQGQGELHINIAKWHINKEHKIEIEFFPTKIPYRETITKESKKDFRHKKQSGGSGQFGEVYLMIEPYQEKKPDPPKDQYNIRGKEVIELPWGGKLVFYNAIVGGVIDTRYLPAILKGIMEKMEEGPLTGSYARDIRVVVYDGKMHPVDSNEISFKIAGRTAFKAAFKAANPKLLEPIYEIEVIVPEEKMGDVMTDLQGRRSIILGMEGEGVYQKIKAKVPLADLNKYSTALSSLTNGRGTYSMKFDGYEKVPPEIQQQLLKDYEASQEEE
- a CDS encoding sigma-70 family RNA polymerase sigma factor — encoded protein: MSENKTKKEDKALIKACLKGKSLAQEKLFKKYYGLMMGICLRYAVDKHEANDILQEGYIKIFKNISKFKFEGSFISWIKRIMINTAIDKYRKNATIPNSFEVNEEIDSKNINDVLSNLEKQDLLKCINSLSIGYRTVFNLYVIEGFSHKEIAEKLQINEGTSKSQLFKAKQKLKIIINKDFS
- a CDS encoding gliding motility-associated C-terminal domain-containing protein, producing MVAGNKNTDSLFDAFKDAFKDFEADTSFSEMTNNWNAVNSKINIANPIPKKVSLKSITKGISVKSVALVSASAIVITVATLLIVNLLNTNNDKIYEQKNNVDIVGTAQIVKEENKTTKIEDKQVTEKQKVFIKEEKEFKKQIDENKKTFSSNDNLVLTDNLENISKEENSKKNKVIEKEKNDFSLKFIDTAICMNDSIRFFIYSSNNNSNIRYLLRCDGKKYYLNSGYYAIKFDDYGIYNLRFSIVGNENKTQKTQKIIIRKSPISKFKFDASHTPEFSFFNLSKYENKVFWILDDNNKTTVNNPVHEFNDTGIYIVKLIALTYSGCSDTFIQKIDVKKYPKVSMPNSFSPNGDAVNDFYKISIEGEKLFKLTIVNRYKQTVFKSEDKNLSWDGTDINSGKECPEGTYYYFFNYRLQGQQTPVSLHGTIRLFR